A single genomic interval of bacterium harbors:
- the ppk1 gene encoding polyphosphate kinase 1 → MVGKPRKKPKKLKLTHSYDFTKKDEILNRDTQWLEFNRRVLHEAMDNRTPLLERIRFLGIFTSNLDEFFMKRLSWLTQIAEMDIVRDGTNPKQHLKELKTIIQDLYKKQAECLTNLVPLLQKEGIVIFKWEELSDAQKSFCSDYFRKNIFPVLTPLAVDPGHPFPFISNLSTSLGVTLRHPGQDDNLFSRIKVPKNFPQLIRLNTEDSIHTFHFIRFTDVLMNNLGILFPNMEVLDVMPFRVTRNVDIQWDEEDDTANILELVSEEVRQRKFGEVVRIEFGAHKNDWIIQFLKNELDLTDDIYYEIPGELDYQDLSAISDLAIPHLKYKPWTPLIPQAFADTQTGVFAAIRSGSILVHHPYESFGASVEKFIETAANDPKVLAIKMTLYRTGRESPFIPLLIRAAEMGKQVVCVVELKARFDEERNIYWAQQLENSGVHVVYGIVGLKTHLKTTLVVRQESEGLRSYVHIGTGNYHKVTANLYDDFGFFTCEPTRTEEVVELFHYLTGRSLKKDYQHLLVAPINMREKFLDLIKNETENAKTNKPARIVAKCNSLEDPAIITALYEASKAGVKIDLIVRGFCCLRPGVKGLSDNIRVISVIGRFLEHSRLYYFANGSLNPLEGHFYMGSADWMYRNLNSRVEMCTPLYSAPSREKLWEVLSTLLADERQAWDMQSDGSYIQRKPTDDTKVGTHQLLMDLAKKRAGLGSEKV, encoded by the coding sequence ATGGTTGGCAAACCGCGAAAAAAACCTAAAAAATTAAAACTCACACATTCGTACGATTTTACCAAAAAAGACGAAATTTTAAATCGTGACACCCAATGGCTGGAATTTAACCGTCGTGTGCTTCACGAAGCCATGGATAACCGCACGCCTCTACTGGAGCGTATTCGCTTTTTAGGAATATTTACCTCAAATTTGGATGAGTTTTTCATGAAGCGTTTAAGCTGGCTTACCCAAATTGCCGAAATGGATATTGTGCGCGATGGCACTAATCCTAAACAACACTTAAAAGAACTCAAAACTATTATTCAGGATCTTTATAAAAAACAGGCCGAATGCTTAACTAATTTAGTTCCACTTTTACAAAAAGAAGGCATTGTTATTTTTAAATGGGAAGAATTATCAGACGCGCAAAAATCTTTCTGCTCCGATTATTTTCGTAAAAATATTTTCCCCGTTTTAACTCCCTTGGCTGTTGATCCCGGACACCCGTTTCCTTTTATTTCCAATCTTTCTACTTCTTTGGGTGTTACGTTGCGCCATCCAGGACAAGACGATAATTTATTCTCGCGCATTAAAGTACCCAAAAATTTTCCACAACTCATCAGGCTTAATACCGAAGACAGCATCCATACTTTTCATTTTATCCGTTTCACAGATGTTTTGATGAATAATTTGGGCATTCTCTTCCCCAACATGGAGGTGCTTGATGTGATGCCTTTCCGCGTCACACGCAATGTGGATATTCAATGGGACGAAGAAGACGATACAGCCAATATTTTAGAACTTGTTAGTGAAGAAGTGCGCCAGCGTAAATTTGGTGAAGTGGTACGCATTGAATTTGGAGCCCATAAAAACGATTGGATTATTCAGTTTTTAAAAAACGAGCTCGATCTTACCGACGATATTTATTATGAAATCCCCGGAGAGCTTGATTATCAGGACCTTTCCGCCATTTCTGATTTGGCTATCCCCCATTTAAAATATAAACCCTGGACACCGCTCATCCCACAAGCCTTTGCCGATACACAAACCGGGGTTTTTGCCGCCATCCGGAGCGGATCGATTCTTGTCCATCACCCTTACGAAAGCTTTGGAGCAAGTGTTGAAAAATTTATCGAAACTGCTGCAAACGATCCTAAAGTACTGGCTATTAAAATGACCCTTTACCGCACCGGCCGTGAAAGCCCCTTTATTCCGCTTTTGATCCGCGCTGCCGAAATGGGCAAACAAGTTGTATGCGTGGTAGAACTGAAAGCCCGCTTTGATGAAGAACGCAATATTTACTGGGCCCAACAACTGGAAAACTCGGGCGTGCACGTAGTGTACGGTATTGTGGGGCTTAAAACACATTTAAAAACTACACTTGTTGTTCGCCAAGAAAGTGAAGGACTTCGCTCGTATGTACATATTGGTACCGGCAACTACCACAAGGTAACCGCCAATTTGTACGATGATTTTGGTTTTTTTACGTGCGAACCCACACGCACCGAAGAAGTTGTGGAACTTTTTCATTACCTAACAGGTCGTTCTCTTAAAAAAGATTACCAGCATCTTTTAGTAGCCCCCATCAACATGCGTGAAAAGTTTTTGGATTTAATTAAAAACGAAACCGAAAATGCCAAAACAAATAAACCAGCGCGAATTGTGGCTAAATGTAATAGCCTTGAAGACCCCGCCATTATTACTGCCTTATATGAAGCTTCCAAAGCAGGGGTTAAAATTGATCTTATTGTACGGGGTTTTTGTTGCCTGCGTCCTGGAGTGAAAGGCTTAAGTGACAATATTCGGGTGATCTCGGTTATTGGCCGCTTCTTGGAGCATTCACGCCTCTATTATTTTGCGAACGGAAGTTTAAATCCCTTGGAAGGCCATTTTTATATGGGTTCGGCCGATTGGATGTACCGTAATTTAAATTCTCGCGTTGAAATGTGCACCCCACTCTACTCTGCTCCTTCACGTGAAAAATTATGGGAAGTTTTAAGCACTC